From the genome of Oncorhynchus clarkii lewisi isolate Uvic-CL-2024 chromosome 11, UVic_Ocla_1.0, whole genome shotgun sequence, one region includes:
- the LOC139420716 gene encoding uncharacterized protein isoform X1 — MGECISVRVLLMFLALISYLIALTFNILALFGPWTGAFMQTTQYVLSKSTTHLTPDRWVLFLWDVLNVWLIGMFIYLIHNLRRREAYTWMYTTPAVLPYGFYLSWIVNSILNMAWLFLYDKEFCVCHRKMVPTLLITALQAISNCVIIMFSCYGLVVYGAWLHKYHNNDLWLIRILVQNGVALYATWWAVATFLHLTVVLDHQTPIPKTDAAIMVLVLLQLGLIGWFVIENWYLDKHVRYILTVYPVVILVLAASVANPATPGTHIDIMSAVILAITSVIFIVRIVMVLWKHNNKPFYGEEELMSPVDIARTQKLIFM, encoded by the exons ATGGGAGAGTGCATTTCAGTCCGTGTTTTGCTGATGTTTCTGGCCCTAATCAGCTATCTAATTGCACTGACATTCAACATATTGGCTCTATTTGGGCCCTGGACAG GTGCGTTTATGCAAACCACACAGTATGTGCTGAGCAAGTCCACAACGCACCTAACCCCGGATAGATGGGTACTCTTTCTATGGGACGTCCTTAACGTCTGGTTGATCGGCATGTTCATCTATCTGATACACAATCTCCGTAGAAG GGAAGCATATACATGGATGTACACCACTCCTGCTGTCCTGCCCTACGGATTCTACTTGTCCTGGATCGTGAATAGCATTTTGAATATGGCATGGTTATTTCTGTACGACAAAGA ATTCTGTGTTTGTCATAGAAAGATGGTGCCAACGCTGCTGATCACAGCATTACAGGCCATCTCCAACTGCGTGATTATCATGTTCTCCTGCTACGGACTGGTCGTCTATGGAGCGTGGCTCCATAAATATCACAACAATGATCTCTGGCTCATTCGAATACTG GTGCAAAACGGAGTGGCTTTGTATGCAACATGGTGGGCTGTGGCTACCTTTTTACACTTGACCGTTGTTTTAGACCATCAAACCCCAATACCCAAGACAGATGCTGCCATAATGGTACTAGTGCTGCTCCAATTGGGACTCATAGGATG GTTTGTCATAGAGAACTGGTACCTGGATAAGCACGTGCGCTACATCCTCACAGTGTACCCTGTGGTGATCCTGGTGTTGGCCGCGAGTGTGGCCAATCCAGCCACGCCCGGTACCCACATAGACATCATGTCTG CTGTCATATTGGCCATAACTAGTGTCATATTCATTGTACGCATTGTCATGGTGTTATGGAAGCACAACAACAAACCGTTTTACGGAGAAGAGGAGCTCATGTCTCCAGTGGAC
- the LOC139420716 gene encoding uncharacterized protein isoform X2: protein MGECISVRVLLMFLALISYLIALTFNILALFGPWTGAFMQTTQYVLSKSTTHLTPDRWVLFLWDVLNVWLIGMFIYLIHNLRRREAYTWMYTTPAVLPYGFYLSWIVNSILNMAWLFLYDKEKMVPTLLITALQAISNCVIIMFSCYGLVVYGAWLHKYHNNDLWLIRILVQNGVALYATWWAVATFLHLTVVLDHQTPIPKTDAAIMVLVLLQLGLIGWFVIENWYLDKHVRYILTVYPVVILVLAASVANPATPGTHIDIMSAVILAITSVIFIVRIVMVLWKHNNKPFYGEEELMSPVDIARTQKLIFM, encoded by the exons ATGGGAGAGTGCATTTCAGTCCGTGTTTTGCTGATGTTTCTGGCCCTAATCAGCTATCTAATTGCACTGACATTCAACATATTGGCTCTATTTGGGCCCTGGACAG GTGCGTTTATGCAAACCACACAGTATGTGCTGAGCAAGTCCACAACGCACCTAACCCCGGATAGATGGGTACTCTTTCTATGGGACGTCCTTAACGTCTGGTTGATCGGCATGTTCATCTATCTGATACACAATCTCCGTAGAAG GGAAGCATATACATGGATGTACACCACTCCTGCTGTCCTGCCCTACGGATTCTACTTGTCCTGGATCGTGAATAGCATTTTGAATATGGCATGGTTATTTCTGTACGACAAAGA AAAGATGGTGCCAACGCTGCTGATCACAGCATTACAGGCCATCTCCAACTGCGTGATTATCATGTTCTCCTGCTACGGACTGGTCGTCTATGGAGCGTGGCTCCATAAATATCACAACAATGATCTCTGGCTCATTCGAATACTG GTGCAAAACGGAGTGGCTTTGTATGCAACATGGTGGGCTGTGGCTACCTTTTTACACTTGACCGTTGTTTTAGACCATCAAACCCCAATACCCAAGACAGATGCTGCCATAATGGTACTAGTGCTGCTCCAATTGGGACTCATAGGATG GTTTGTCATAGAGAACTGGTACCTGGATAAGCACGTGCGCTACATCCTCACAGTGTACCCTGTGGTGATCCTGGTGTTGGCCGCGAGTGTGGCCAATCCAGCCACGCCCGGTACCCACATAGACATCATGTCTG CTGTCATATTGGCCATAACTAGTGTCATATTCATTGTACGCATTGTCATGGTGTTATGGAAGCACAACAACAAACCGTTTTACGGAGAAGAGGAGCTCATGTCTCCAGTGGAC